One stretch of Harmonia axyridis chromosome 1, icHarAxyr1.1, whole genome shotgun sequence DNA includes these proteins:
- the LOC123670983 gene encoding zinc finger protein 513-like: protein MAYEHENLEEEMKVKVENLEITEEFIEPNGNIIARETGRTSYEANIVKLESDTGKKDKNAAKEIFECSLCDFPTIWIGSFRRHLKVVHLNERDVKCCLCDYVSSDSITVQKHISSVHLKLQKFKCHLCEYSARRNTHLTRHIKCVHLNLKQFKCEECAYASNESNSLKYHIQRVHSDMGINPKRENYKCIVCEMTTTSKQNLNNHIESVHLKIEDYQCELCEYKASRKNHIKSHMKNIHSTKKCKLCDFSTTEQRTLRRHVKYEHTEKL, encoded by the coding sequence ATGGCTTACGAACACGAAAATCTAGAAGAAGAAATGAAGGTGAAAGTGGAAAATTTAGAAATCACTGAGGAGTTTATTGAACCAAACGGAAATATTATTGCCAGAGAAACTGGGAGAACATCTTACGAGGCCAATATTGTGAAACTTGAGAGTGATACTGGAAAGAAAGACAAAAATGCAGCAAAGGAAATATTTGAGTGTTCTTTATGTGATTTTCCGACAATCTGGATAGGCAGTTTCAGAAGACATCTGAAAGTTGTGCATTTGAACGAAAGGGATGTCAAATGCTGCCTTTGCGACTATGTATCGAGTGATAGTATTACCGTTCAAAAACATATAAGTAGTGTACAtttaaaattgcaaaaattcaaatgcCATCTTTGTGAGTATTCAGCGAGGCGAAACACGCATTTGACACGTCACATTAAATGTgtacatttgaatttgaagcaaTTTAAATGTGAAGAATGTGCTTATGCCTCAAATGAGAGTAATTCGTTGAAATATCATATACAGAGAGTACATTCAGATATGGGAATaaatccaaaacgtgaaaactACAAATGTATTGTATGTGAAATGACTACAACTTCAAAACAGAATTTGAACAATCATATCGAAAGTGTTCATTTGAAGATTGAAGACTATCAATGTGAATTGTGTGAATATAAGGCGAgtagaaaaaatcatataaaaagtcatatgaaaaatattcattcgacTAAAAAGTGCAAATTATGTGATTTTAGTACAACTGAGCAAAGGACTCTAAGAAGACACGTGAAATACGAACATACAGAAAAACTGTAG